The Carbonactinospora thermoautotrophica genome window below encodes:
- a CDS encoding zinc-binding alcohol dehydrogenase family protein yields MMAWQVTKPGPLTTRPLRPVTRPVPEPGPGEVLIAVSVCAVCRTDLHLVEGDLPPRRPGTVPGHEVVGRVVGHGPGAGRLPLGARVGVAWLRWTCGECRYCRAGAENLCPRSRYTGWDADGGYAEYLTAPEDFVYLLPEGYPDEELAPLLCAGIIGYRALRRALLPPAGRLGIYGFGASAHLTAQVALAEGATVHVLTRSAQARRLALDLGAASAGSAYDRPPEPLDAAILFAPVGELVPVALEALDAGGTLAIAGIHLTDVPPLNYQRHLFRERTLRSVTANTRADGQEFLDFAGRHRLVVATTPYPLTAADQALGDLAADRVHGVAVLRVATDPSPDAVSPRG; encoded by the coding sequence ATGATGGCCTGGCAGGTCACGAAGCCAGGCCCGCTGACGACACGCCCGTTGCGGCCGGTGACCCGGCCGGTTCCGGAGCCGGGACCCGGCGAGGTGCTGATCGCGGTCAGCGTGTGCGCGGTGTGCCGGACCGACCTGCACCTGGTGGAGGGTGACCTGCCGCCGCGCCGTCCCGGCACGGTACCAGGACACGAGGTGGTGGGCCGCGTCGTGGGGCACGGCCCGGGGGCCGGGCGGCTACCGCTCGGGGCTCGGGTGGGCGTGGCCTGGCTGCGCTGGACGTGCGGGGAGTGCCGGTACTGCCGGGCGGGAGCGGAAAACCTGTGCCCCCGGTCGCGGTACACCGGCTGGGACGCCGACGGCGGGTACGCCGAATACCTGACCGCGCCGGAGGACTTCGTGTACCTCCTCCCGGAGGGGTACCCCGATGAGGAGCTGGCGCCGCTGCTGTGCGCCGGGATCATCGGGTACCGCGCGCTGCGTCGCGCGCTGCTGCCGCCAGCCGGCCGGCTCGGGATCTACGGGTTCGGCGCCTCCGCGCACCTGACCGCACAGGTCGCCCTGGCCGAGGGCGCGACCGTGCATGTGCTCACCCGGTCCGCGCAGGCCCGCCGGCTCGCGCTGGACCTCGGTGCGGCCTCCGCGGGTAGTGCGTACGACAGGCCGCCAGAACCACTGGACGCGGCGATCCTGTTCGCGCCGGTCGGCGAGCTGGTACCCGTGGCCCTGGAGGCGCTGGATGCCGGCGGCACGCTCGCGATCGCCGGCATCCACCTCACCGACGTGCCGCCGCTCAACTATCAGCGGCACCTGTTCCGGGAACGGACCCTGCGCAGTGTCACCGCGAACACCCGCGCGGACGGGCAGGAATTCCTGGACTTCGCCGGCCGCCACCGGCTGGTGGTGGCCACCACCCCCTATCCGCTCACAGCGGCCGACCAGGCGCTGGGCGACCTGGCCGCCGACCGCGTCCACGGCGTCGCCGTCCTGCGGGTGGCCACCGATCCGTCGCCGGACGCCGTTTCCCCAAGAGGCTGA
- a CDS encoding gamma-glutamyl-gamma-aminobutyrate hydrolase family protein, translating to MRPVVAISTYLEQARWEEWDLPAALLPAAYAEAVRRSGGLPVLLPPGEAAGTAPDAAGEVLSRVDGLLIAGGADVDPARYGAEPHPRTVAVRPDRDHWETALIREALRQDLPLLGVCRGMQLLNVVLGGTLVQHLPDRVGHHGHAPAPGVFGEHPVELAAGSRLGELLGTKLDGVPTCHHQAVDRLGEGVVAVGWAPDGTVEAIEVPRYGFALGVQWHPEMGDDRAVFAALVERAARRARG from the coding sequence GTGCGTCCGGTGGTCGCGATCAGCACATACCTTGAGCAGGCGCGGTGGGAGGAGTGGGACCTCCCCGCGGCGCTGCTTCCCGCCGCGTACGCCGAGGCGGTGCGGCGGTCCGGAGGCCTGCCCGTGCTGCTGCCGCCAGGTGAGGCGGCCGGGACCGCCCCGGACGCGGCCGGCGAGGTGCTCAGCCGGGTGGACGGGTTGCTGATCGCGGGCGGGGCGGACGTGGACCCGGCGCGGTACGGGGCCGAGCCGCACCCCAGGACCGTCGCGGTCCGGCCGGACCGCGACCACTGGGAGACGGCGCTGATCCGGGAGGCGCTCCGGCAGGACCTTCCGCTCCTCGGGGTCTGCCGGGGCATGCAGCTGCTGAACGTGGTGCTCGGCGGCACCCTGGTGCAGCACCTGCCGGACCGGGTCGGGCATCACGGGCACGCGCCCGCCCCGGGGGTTTTCGGGGAGCATCCGGTCGAGCTGGCCGCGGGCAGCCGGCTCGGGGAGTTGCTGGGCACGAAGCTCGACGGGGTCCCCACCTGCCACCACCAGGCCGTCGACCGGCTGGGCGAGGGGGTGGTCGCGGTCGGCTGGGCGCCGGACGGCACCGTCGAGGCGATCGAGGTGCCACGGTACGGGTTCGCGCTCGGCGTGCAATGGCACCCGGAGATGGGGGATGACCGCGCGGTGTTCGCGGCCCTGGTGGAGCGTGCGGCGCGGCGTGCTCGCGGGTGA
- a CDS encoding glycoside hydrolase family 65 protein — protein sequence MGTWTLEYEGYDPATERLRESLCALGNGYFMTRGAAPECTAGEHHYPGTYVAGCYDRLVSGVAGRVVENEDLVNLPNWLPLRFRAAGTPWFTPDRPGLLEYRQVLDLRRGVLTRTLRYRDPRGHRTRVTQRRFVHAVDPHLAGLETTVLAEDWSGRLEVESALDGTVTNAGVARYRDLNGEHLRPAGTGSSGADVVWLQARTATSCILIAEAARTRLTGDVVPEHSREEVLRPRRVAHRLVIPVRQGQAVTIEKIAALHTSRDFAISSPVEAAVQRVQDAAGFQELLDSHVLAWDHLWRRADLRIGGEAGDVLRLHIFHVLQTLSPHTADLDVGVPARGLHGEAYRGHVFWDELFVLPYLNLRFPEISRGVLTYRWRRLPAARRAARQAGYAGAMYPWQSGSDGREESQELHLNPLSGRWLPDHSRLQRHVGSAIAYNVWQYYQATGDTAFLYTRGGEMLLEVARFWASAARYDRALDRYRICGVVGPDEYHDAYPDANRPGLDDNAYTNVTAAWTLCRALDLAQSLPAPRRAELFERLGVRREELERWEEVSRRLRVPFHRGVISQFEGYGELAELDWDRYRARYGDIRRLDRILEAEGDTVNRYQASKQADVLMLGYLFSLDELAALFARLGYRLDEDTWRRTVDYYLRRTSHGSTLSSVVHAWVLARTRGAGAWRYFREALASDIADIQGGTTPEGVHLGAMAGTIDLVQRGLTGLETREDALWLDPAPLRELRDFGFDLRYRGHWGVGLHIIDGRVRVSLPDSEAAPVRVVVKGQVAVVGPGQVVELPY from the coding sequence ATGGGCACCTGGACGCTGGAGTACGAGGGCTACGACCCGGCCACCGAGCGGCTGCGCGAGAGCCTGTGCGCGCTCGGCAACGGGTACTTCATGACCCGGGGCGCCGCCCCCGAGTGCACCGCCGGGGAGCACCACTACCCGGGCACGTACGTGGCGGGCTGCTACGACCGGCTCGTCTCCGGCGTAGCGGGCCGGGTGGTGGAGAACGAGGACCTGGTCAACCTGCCCAACTGGCTGCCGCTACGGTTCCGCGCCGCCGGCACGCCGTGGTTCACCCCGGACCGCCCGGGGCTGCTGGAGTACCGGCAGGTCCTCGACCTGCGCCGCGGCGTCCTGACCCGCACGCTGCGCTACCGGGACCCGCGCGGCCACCGCACCCGGGTCACCCAGCGGCGCTTCGTCCACGCGGTCGATCCGCACCTGGCCGGGCTGGAGACCACCGTCCTCGCCGAGGACTGGTCCGGGCGACTGGAGGTCGAGTCGGCGCTGGACGGCACGGTCACCAACGCCGGCGTGGCCCGCTACCGGGACCTCAACGGGGAACACCTGCGACCGGCGGGCACCGGGAGCAGCGGGGCGGATGTGGTCTGGTTGCAGGCGCGCACCGCCACCTCCTGCATCCTCATCGCGGAGGCGGCCCGCACCCGGCTCACCGGCGACGTGGTCCCGGAGCACTCCCGGGAGGAGGTCCTGCGCCCCCGCCGCGTCGCCCACCGGTTGGTCATCCCGGTGCGGCAGGGCCAGGCGGTCACCATCGAGAAGATAGCCGCCCTGCACACCTCCCGGGACTTCGCGATCAGCAGCCCGGTCGAGGCGGCGGTCCAGCGGGTCCAAGACGCCGCCGGGTTCCAGGAGTTGCTGGACTCCCACGTCCTGGCCTGGGACCACCTGTGGCGCCGCGCCGACCTGCGGATCGGGGGCGAGGCCGGCGACGTGCTGCGGCTGCACATCTTCCACGTCCTGCAAACCCTCTCCCCGCACACCGCCGACCTGGACGTCGGGGTGCCCGCGCGCGGCCTGCACGGGGAGGCGTACCGGGGACACGTGTTCTGGGACGAGCTGTTCGTCCTCCCGTACCTGAACCTGCGCTTCCCCGAGATCTCCCGCGGCGTGCTCACCTACCGGTGGCGGCGGCTGCCGGCCGCGCGCCGGGCCGCGCGCCAGGCCGGGTACGCCGGGGCGATGTACCCCTGGCAGAGCGGCAGCGACGGGCGGGAGGAAAGCCAGGAGCTGCACCTCAATCCCCTCTCCGGGCGGTGGCTGCCCGACCACTCCCGCCTGCAGCGTCACGTCGGCTCGGCGATCGCCTACAACGTGTGGCAGTACTACCAGGCGACCGGGGACACCGCGTTCCTGTACACGCGCGGCGGGGAGATGCTGCTGGAGGTCGCCCGGTTCTGGGCGAGCGCGGCCCGCTACGACCGTGCGCTGGACCGGTACCGAATCTGCGGGGTGGTGGGTCCGGACGAGTACCACGACGCGTACCCCGACGCCAACCGCCCGGGGCTGGACGACAACGCCTACACCAACGTCACCGCCGCCTGGACGCTGTGCCGGGCCCTCGACCTCGCCCAGTCGCTGCCCGCGCCGCGGCGCGCCGAGCTGTTCGAGCGCCTGGGCGTGCGCCGCGAGGAGCTGGAGCGGTGGGAGGAGGTGTCCCGCCGGCTGCGCGTCCCCTTCCACCGCGGCGTGATCAGCCAGTTCGAGGGGTACGGCGAACTCGCCGAGCTGGACTGGGACAGGTACCGGGCGCGCTACGGCGACATCCGCCGCCTGGACCGCATCCTGGAGGCCGAGGGCGACACCGTGAACCGGTACCAGGCGTCCAAGCAGGCCGACGTCCTCATGCTCGGCTACCTGTTCTCGCTCGATGAGCTGGCCGCGCTCTTCGCGCGCCTGGGCTACCGGCTCGACGAGGACACCTGGCGCCGTACCGTCGACTACTACCTGCGCCGCACCAGCCACGGGTCCACGCTCAGCAGCGTCGTCCACGCCTGGGTGCTCGCCCGGACGCGGGGCGCTGGGGCGTGGCGGTACTTCCGCGAGGCGCTCGCCAGTGACATCGCCGACATCCAGGGCGGCACCACCCCTGAGGGTGTCCACCTGGGCGCGATGGCCGGCACCATCGACCTGGTCCAGCGGGGGTTGACCGGCCTGGAAACCCGCGAGGACGCCCTGTGGCTGGACCCCGCCCCGCTGCGGGAACTGCGCGACTTCGGGTTCGACCTGCGCTACCGCGGCCACTGGGGGGTCGGCTTGCACATCATCGACGGCCGGGTGCGGGTCAGCCTGCCCGACTCGGAGGCCGCGCCGGTGCGGGTGGTGGTCAAGGGGCAGGTCGCCGTGGTGGGGCCCGGCCAGGTGGTCGAGCTTCCCTATTGA
- a CDS encoding pyridoxamine 5'-phosphate oxidase family protein: MEIDEARMEVLSEQECLKLLGSVAVGRVVYTVRALPAVQPVNFVVDSGGVVFRTGEGTKFALAVRGAIVAFEADEFDLENRTGWDVTVTGHAREIHDPQEVARLRQVLRPWAPGVKEHFIRIAPEIVTGRRLVRPAVEAPAEER; the protein is encoded by the coding sequence ATGGAGATCGACGAGGCGCGGATGGAGGTGCTCTCCGAGCAGGAGTGCCTGAAGCTGCTGGGGAGCGTGGCAGTGGGGCGGGTGGTCTACACGGTGCGGGCGTTGCCGGCGGTGCAGCCGGTGAACTTCGTGGTGGACTCCGGGGGCGTGGTGTTCCGCACCGGGGAGGGCACGAAGTTCGCGCTCGCCGTGCGGGGGGCGATCGTGGCCTTCGAGGCGGATGAGTTCGACCTGGAGAACCGCACGGGGTGGGATGTCACGGTGACCGGGCATGCCCGGGAGATCCACGACCCGCAGGAGGTGGCGCGCCTGCGTCAGGTGCTGCGGCCGTGGGCGCCGGGGGTCAAGGAGCATTTCATCCGGATCGCCCCGGAGATCGTCACCGGGCGTCGGCTGGTGCGCCCGGCGGTGGAGGCCCCGGCCGAGGAACGGTGA
- a CDS encoding VOC family protein, with translation MDRVGYVILYVSDLAASIAFYRDVVGLPFKFEDAGYAEFATEGTRFALYERRRAAWLTGSEVAPGPAAEVVFVVDDVDAEARRLAAFGARILSGPADRPWGHRTLHVADPDGFVVEFAQRIPRRRPRKP, from the coding sequence ATGGACCGGGTCGGGTACGTGATCCTGTACGTCTCCGATCTCGCGGCGTCCATCGCGTTCTACCGGGACGTGGTGGGCCTGCCGTTCAAGTTCGAGGACGCCGGGTACGCGGAGTTCGCCACCGAAGGCACACGGTTCGCCCTATACGAGCGTCGGCGGGCCGCTTGGCTGACCGGCTCTGAGGTTGCGCCTGGCCCGGCCGCCGAGGTGGTCTTCGTGGTGGACGACGTGGACGCCGAGGCGCGCCGGCTCGCCGCGTTCGGCGCCCGGATCCTCAGCGGGCCGGCCGACCGACCCTGGGGGCACCGGACCTTGCACGTCGCCGACCCGGACGGGTTCGTGGTGGAGTTCGCCCAACGGATCCCGCGCCGCCGGCCGCGCAAACCCTGA
- a CDS encoding HAD family hydrolase, whose translation MAASAPARVATIPLQRVHAVIFDTDGVITDTAAVHAAAWKRTFDTFLHAHTLLTGQRYEPFDPDVDYRRYVDGKPRFAGVVDFLAARGITLPPGDPADPPGLGTAHALGNRKDRLFAEHLARYGAAAWPGTIRLVQRLRAHGVRVAAVSASRHAKEVLRAAGVLELFDVVVDGVDCARLGLPGKPDPALFLEAAHRLGVPPAQAAVVEDALAGVAAGRCGGFALVIGVDRTGHAAELYANGADVVVPDLGEVVVTEQG comes from the coding sequence ATGGCCGCCAGCGCCCCCGCCCGCGTCGCGACCATCCCGTTGCAGCGCGTCCACGCCGTGATCTTCGACACCGACGGTGTGATCACCGACACCGCGGCGGTGCACGCCGCCGCGTGGAAGCGGACGTTCGACACCTTCCTGCACGCGCACACCCTGCTCACCGGGCAGCGGTACGAGCCGTTCGACCCGGACGTGGACTACCGCCGGTACGTGGACGGCAAGCCCCGGTTCGCCGGCGTGGTGGACTTCCTGGCCGCGCGCGGGATCACCCTGCCGCCGGGCGACCCCGCCGACCCGCCGGGCCTGGGCACCGCGCACGCGCTCGGCAACCGCAAGGACCGGCTGTTCGCCGAGCACCTCGCCCGCTACGGCGCCGCCGCCTGGCCGGGCACGATCCGGCTGGTCCAGCGGCTGCGCGCCCACGGCGTGCGCGTCGCGGCCGTGTCGGCGTCCCGCCACGCGAAGGAGGTGCTGCGCGCGGCCGGGGTGCTTGAGTTGTTCGACGTGGTCGTCGACGGTGTCGACTGCGCGCGGCTCGGCCTGCCGGGCAAGCCTGACCCGGCGTTGTTCCTGGAGGCCGCGCACCGGCTGGGCGTGCCGCCCGCGCAGGCCGCCGTGGTGGAGGACGCGCTGGCCGGGGTCGCCGCCGGGCGATGCGGCGGGTTCGCCCTGGTGATCGGGGTGGACCGGACCGGGCACGCGGCCGAGTTGTACGCCAACGGCGCCGACGTGGTCGTGCCCGACCTGGGTGAGGTCGTCGTAACCGAACAGGGCTGA
- a CDS encoding sensor histidine kinase, giving the protein MVDDVDARGGAGDSAEERRERPHVLPRLRLDELLGELQARLQEVMATRDRVHRLLEAVLAVGSDLDLGQVLQRIVEAAVTLVDARYGALGVLGEDGRITRFIPVGVDEGLVTEIGHPPLGQGVLGRLTALSGPLRLADVTQHPEAAGFPPGHPPMKSFLGVPVRVRGEVFGNLYLTDKRGGAEFDAEDEEVLVALAAAAGVAIENARLYEEARQREQWLAAVGEVTRALLSGAGWEEVLGLLARRAREMVGADAAGVALPDRERRMLVLGAVEGVGAEQVRNATVPVEGSLPGRVLSAGEAIAVATGDAGVGAPVGPMVAVPLGAADRTRGVLYAWRKVGGESFPAAAVQLLAVFAEQVAVALELAERRRDAERLTVLEDRDRIARDLHDLVIQRLFATGMVLEGAIRLIDSPEAAARVMRAVDNVDETIKEIRATIFALHSRGEQPGRAWLRGRIVETVEEATPALGFAPALRMEGLLDSQVPEQPAEHLLAALREALSNAARHAKASRVEVAVEAGAELRLTVRDDGVGIPPGAARSGLRNLQQRAEQLGGGLRLSTPPTGGTELVWWIPLEGTPG; this is encoded by the coding sequence GTGGTGGATGACGTGGATGCCCGGGGTGGCGCTGGCGACAGCGCTGAGGAGAGGCGGGAGCGTCCGCATGTGTTGCCGCGGCTGCGGCTGGATGAGTTGTTGGGGGAACTGCAGGCGCGCCTGCAGGAAGTGATGGCGACCCGGGACCGGGTGCATCGGTTGTTGGAGGCCGTGCTCGCGGTCGGGAGCGACCTTGATTTGGGTCAGGTGTTGCAGCGGATCGTCGAGGCGGCGGTCACGTTGGTGGATGCCCGGTACGGCGCGTTGGGGGTACTGGGAGAGGACGGACGAATCACCCGGTTCATCCCGGTAGGGGTTGATGAAGGGTTGGTGACCGAGATCGGTCATCCCCCGTTGGGGCAGGGGGTGTTGGGTCGGTTGACCGCGCTGTCCGGGCCGTTGCGGCTGGCGGATGTGACCCAGCATCCGGAGGCGGCGGGGTTTCCGCCGGGTCATCCGCCGATGAAGTCGTTCCTGGGGGTGCCGGTACGGGTTCGAGGTGAGGTGTTCGGAAACCTGTACCTGACAGACAAGCGCGGCGGGGCGGAGTTCGACGCCGAGGATGAGGAGGTGTTGGTGGCGTTGGCCGCCGCGGCGGGGGTGGCGATCGAGAACGCCCGCCTGTATGAGGAGGCCCGGCAACGGGAGCAGTGGCTGGCGGCGGTGGGCGAGGTCACCCGGGCCCTGCTGTCGGGAGCAGGGTGGGAGGAGGTGTTGGGGTTGCTGGCGCGGCGGGCGCGGGAGATGGTCGGCGCGGACGCCGCCGGGGTGGCCCTGCCGGACCGGGAGCGGCGGATGCTGGTGTTGGGGGCCGTCGAGGGGGTAGGCGCGGAGCAGGTCAGGAACGCCACGGTCCCGGTGGAGGGTTCCCTGCCGGGGCGGGTGTTGAGCGCGGGGGAGGCGATCGCCGTGGCGACGGGGGATGCCGGGGTGGGGGCACCCGTGGGCCCGATGGTGGCAGTGCCGTTGGGGGCGGCGGATCGGACGCGGGGGGTGTTGTACGCCTGGCGGAAGGTGGGGGGCGAGTCGTTTCCCGCCGCGGCGGTGCAGTTGCTGGCCGTCTTCGCCGAGCAGGTGGCGGTAGCGTTGGAGCTGGCTGAGCGGCGGCGTGACGCAGAGCGGTTGACGGTGCTGGAGGACCGGGACCGGATCGCCCGTGACCTGCACGATCTGGTGATCCAGCGGTTGTTCGCCACCGGGATGGTGTTGGAGGGCGCGATCCGGCTCATCGACTCCCCCGAGGCCGCGGCGCGGGTGATGCGCGCGGTGGACAACGTGGACGAGACCATCAAGGAGATCCGCGCCACGATCTTCGCGTTGCACTCGCGCGGGGAGCAGCCCGGCCGGGCCTGGTTGCGCGGGCGGATCGTGGAGACGGTGGAGGAAGCCACCCCGGCCCTGGGGTTCGCGCCCGCGCTGCGCATGGAGGGACTGCTCGACAGCCAGGTGCCTGAGCAGCCCGCCGAGCATCTGCTCGCCGCGTTGCGGGAGGCGTTGTCCAACGCGGCCCGGCACGCGAAGGCCTCCCGGGTGGAGGTCGCCGTGGAGGCCGGCGCGGAACTGCGGTTGACCGTGCGCGACGACGGGGTGGGGATCCCCCCGGGGGCTGCCCGCAGCGGCCTGCGTAACCTCCAGCAGCGGGCGGAGCAGCTCGGCGGCGGGCTGCGCCTGTCCACCCCGCCCACAGGCGGCACCGAACTGGTCTGGTGGATCCCGCTGGAGGGCACCCCCGGCTGA
- a CDS encoding exonuclease domain-containing protein has product MVANRYAGSCVFCRDQVPAGAGERLQHQGRWVTAHTECLPSPVPPPLGDHDGWHRGALVALDVETTGPDPLTDRIVSAGLYFSDGRSREWLIDPGVEIPAAATAVHGITTEHVREHGAPPGTALAELAAVLGEVIRHGVPLVVYRAPFDLTLLAAESRRHAVQPLAWERMLVIDPFVLDKHLDPYRRGRRTLLDVCSFYQVPLTDAHSALADATAALLLAQSIAARHPGIAAMAPAALHQAQIGWHAAQAASLQEYFERTGSAQPVDPAWPLRLPG; this is encoded by the coding sequence GTGGTCGCCAACCGCTACGCCGGGTCTTGCGTCTTCTGCCGCGACCAGGTGCCGGCCGGGGCCGGGGAGCGGCTCCAGCACCAAGGACGCTGGGTCACCGCCCACACCGAGTGCCTCCCCTCGCCGGTTCCCCCGCCGCTCGGCGACCACGACGGCTGGCATCGCGGCGCCCTGGTGGCGCTCGACGTGGAGACCACCGGCCCGGATCCCCTGACCGACCGGATCGTGTCAGCCGGGCTGTACTTCAGCGACGGCCGCAGCCGGGAGTGGCTGATCGACCCCGGCGTGGAGATCCCCGCCGCGGCCACGGCTGTGCACGGCATCACCACCGAGCACGTCCGCGAACACGGCGCGCCCCCTGGGACGGCGTTGGCGGAGCTGGCGGCCGTGCTGGGCGAGGTGATCCGCCACGGCGTCCCGCTGGTGGTGTACCGGGCGCCGTTCGACCTCACCCTGCTTGCCGCCGAGTCGCGTCGCCACGCCGTCCAGCCCCTGGCCTGGGAGCGGATGCTGGTGATCGACCCGTTCGTGCTGGACAAGCACCTCGACCCCTACCGGCGCGGCCGGCGCACCCTCCTCGACGTGTGTTCCTTCTACCAGGTGCCCCTCACCGACGCCCACAGCGCGCTCGCCGACGCCACCGCGGCCCTGCTGCTCGCCCAGAGCATCGCCGCCCGCCACCCCGGGATCGCCGCCATGGCCCCCGCCGCGCTGCACCAGGCCCAGATCGGCTGGCACGCCGCCCAGGCGGCCAGCCTGCAGGAGTACTTCGAGCGCACCGGCTCGGCGCAGCCCGTCGACCCCGCCTGGCCGCTGCGCCTGCCGGGCTGA
- a CDS encoding universal stress protein, with product MTTSRAGGKPITVGVDESEPAELAVRWAIQEARRRHRPVRIVHAYEWQAFHPWLYGVPGTVPAIDLRERAERLVRQAEEQVAQAGVAVTGRIVDGFPVPVLLEESRTAEMVVVGSRGLGGVGSLLIGSTGVELAARAACPVIVVRETGNPDAEGVVVGVDGSELSEAALEFAFRAASLRGTPLTVIHAWQTPVLAAYAGMPSLWVPEFDEQAFAEEAQLALAESLAGWREKYPDVAVTPELVRAHAADALVHASRNAQLVVVGSRGRGGFRGLLLGSVSQHVLHHAHCPVAVVRPGA from the coding sequence ATGACCACCAGTCGAGCGGGCGGGAAACCGATCACCGTCGGCGTGGACGAGTCAGAACCCGCCGAACTCGCCGTGCGGTGGGCCATCCAGGAGGCCCGGCGCCGTCACCGGCCGGTGCGGATCGTGCACGCCTACGAATGGCAGGCGTTTCACCCCTGGCTGTACGGCGTGCCAGGCACCGTTCCAGCCATCGACCTGCGGGAGCGCGCCGAACGGCTGGTGCGGCAGGCCGAGGAGCAGGTGGCGCAGGCTGGCGTCGCGGTGACCGGACGGATCGTGGACGGCTTCCCCGTGCCCGTCCTGCTGGAGGAGTCCCGGACGGCTGAGATGGTGGTCGTCGGCTCGCGCGGCCTGGGCGGCGTGGGATCCCTGCTGATCGGATCGACCGGCGTCGAACTGGCCGCGCGAGCCGCCTGCCCGGTCATCGTCGTCCGGGAGACTGGGAACCCCGACGCCGAGGGTGTTGTGGTGGGCGTCGACGGGTCGGAGCTGTCGGAGGCGGCGCTGGAGTTCGCTTTCCGGGCCGCCTCGCTGCGCGGCACCCCGCTGACGGTCATACACGCCTGGCAGACACCAGTACTCGCCGCGTACGCGGGCATGCCAAGTCTGTGGGTCCCGGAGTTCGACGAGCAGGCGTTCGCTGAGGAGGCGCAACTGGCCCTCGCCGAGTCCTTGGCGGGCTGGCGCGAGAAGTACCCGGACGTGGCGGTCACGCCCGAGCTGGTGCGCGCGCACGCCGCGGACGCGCTCGTCCACGCGTCCCGGAACGCCCAGCTCGTCGTCGTAGGCTCGCGCGGCCGAGGCGGGTTCCGCGGCCTGCTCCTCGGCTCGGTGAGCCAGCACGTGCTGCACCACGCCCACTGCCCCGTCGCGGTCGTCCGCCCAGGAGCGTGA